A genomic segment from Anopheles maculipalpis chromosome X, idAnoMacuDA_375_x, whole genome shotgun sequence encodes:
- the LOC126560542 gene encoding glutathione peroxidase-like: MFLLGRRLMTGPRGAAVGVGLLGTAMVAINLLSSTTGVAACSAAQPPVAGVDGKTATSVYDFTANDIDGNPVQLGKYRGHVLIIVNVASKCGYTDGHYKEFNQLYQEYAESKGLRILAFPCNQFGGQEPGSNAEIKQFAEGRGVKFDMMAKVNVNGDDAHPLWQYLKQRQGGTLVDAIKWNFTKFIVDKNGQPVGRYGPTTSPLEMREELEKYLNQ; the protein is encoded by the exons ATGTTTCTGCTGGGACGCCGTCTGATGACAGGGCCACGTGGGGCCGCCGTCGGCGTAGGTCTTCTCGGAACTGCAATGGTTGCCATCAACTTGCTTTCATCAACGACCGG TGTTGCTGCATGCTCCGCCGCTCAACCGCCAGTCGCCGGCGTTGATGGTAAGACCGCTACATCCGTGTACGATTTCACCGCGAACGATATCGACGGTAATCCGGTACAGCTTGGCAAGTATCGTGGTCACGTACTGATCATCGTGAATGTTGCCTCGAAGTGTGGCTACACCGACGGACACTACAAGGAGTTTAATCAGCTGTATCAGGAGTACGCCGAGTCCAAGG GATTGCGCATTTTGGCGTTCCCGTGCAATCAGTTCGGTGGGCAGGAGCCGGGCAGTAATGCGGAAATCAAACAGTTTGCCGAGGGCCGTGGCGTAAAGTTCGACATGATGGCGAAGGTGAACGTGAACGGAGACGATGCTCATCCGCTGTGGCAGTATTTGAAGCAGCGCCAGGGTGGCACGCTGGTCGACGCGATCAAGTGGAACTTTACGAAGTTTATCGTGGACAAGAATGGGCAACCGGTTGGACGTTACGGTCCCACTACCAGCCCGCTAGAGATGCGCGAGGAGCTGGAGAAGTACCTCAATCAGTAA